Genomic DNA from Halomonas sp. BDJS001:
CGATTATCTGGAACTCGACGCTTGTTCCTGCCCGTGCGGTTTTGCGGGTCGTGTCATCCATGCGCCTCAAGGCCGGGTGAACGATATCTGGCGTTTTGAGGGTCGCACCGTTACGCCACCTCAAGTGGTAGCCGCGCTTGAGACGGTGCTGGGGGGCGATAAGATCTGGCAGGCCGAAGCAGGGCCTGAGCGCGTTGTGCTGCATTTGTCACCGCCTTGCCCAGATGCTATCTCAACCACGATCTCCACCCCGATTTCCACCCCAAGCGCAACGACTGCTGCACGGTCGCTGAGCCAGGCATGGGATTTACCGGTGCCGGTTGAGGTCGTTCATGATCTAAGCGCGTGGAGCGGCCCCAAGCGCCGTAAGGTGGTGTGGCGCGATGGCTAGACGCGTGCTTATTACTGGCGCCCGGGCGGTTGCCGCGCTGGATATTGCCCGGGATTTCGCCGCGGCCGGATGGGAGCCGCATCTGGCTGACAGCGTACCGGTGCGCATGGCGAGCTGGTCGAAAGCCCCTGCGCGGGTTCACCGCTATCCCGCGCCTCGGCAGCAGGGCGCAGCCTTCCGCGCGCGTATTGTCGAGCTAGTCGATACCTTCGGTTTCGAGCGGGTGGTGCCGACCTGCGAGGAGGTTTTCCATCTTGCGGCGCCCGCCCTTCAGTGCCGATTGGGTGAGCGCCTGTTTGTGCCTAACCTTGCCACGTTACGCCAACTACACGACAAGCTCGCCTTTGCGCGCCACTGTGGCGAATGGGGCCTGCCCGTGCCGGAAAGCCATCCGATAGACTCCGTAGAAGACTTGACTCGCTTCGCTAGCAGAAGTCGCGAGTGGGTGTTCAAGCCGCGCTTTAGCCGATTTGGTGATAGCGCACTGGTCGCCCCAGGCCGGCGTGCGTTGTCCGCTATTACACCCAGCCCTGACGAACCCTGGATGGCACAAGCGCGTATTCATGGCGAAGAAGTCTGCTTTCATGGCGTGGCGCATCGGGGAGAATTGGTTGCCTTTGCTGCCTACCGTTCCAGCTGGCGCCTGGGCGGAGGAGCTGGCTATGCTTTCGAACCTGTCGCGGACCACCATCGCGAAACGCTGCGCAAAATAGCTGCTCGCCTAGCGCAGTGTGCCGCCATTCATGGGCAGTTCGCCTGCGATGCAATGTTCGATGAAGCTGGCGCTGTCTACTTACTCGAATGCAATCCGCGCGCGACGAGCGGTGTGCATCTGCTCACTGGTGCCGGTCATCTGGCCCATGCAATCGGTGACGGGATCGCCGCACCTGAGGCCGCGCTACGCACTCTTTATCTTGGCCCGGCGATGGTCGTATTTGGCCTGCCGCAGGCGGTGCGTGGTGCGCGTATGCGCGATTGGTGGCGCTGCGTTGCTACCGGGCGCGACGTGGTGTCTCGGCCTGGTGATCGCTGGCCTTTGCTTGGTGCGCTTTGCGATGCCGCCTCTTTCGCCCTGACGGGGTTCAAACACACTATCTCAACAAATGCCGCCACTACTTACGATCTCGAGTGGAATGGTGAGGAGTTGCCTTAATGACATTCCCCCAGTCAGTCCGTGATGCCTGGCACCTGGTTGCCTTATCGAAAGACCTGAAACGCGGCAAAGCGCAAAAGGTCATGTGTTGCGATACACCGATTGCACTCTTTCGCAGCGAAGAGGGGATTGGTGCCTTGGTCGATCGCTGCCCGCACCGCAATTACCCACTTTCTGAAGGGCGTGTGCATAAGGGGGCACTCGAGTGCCCTTACCACGGCTGGCGCTTCGCAAGCGATGGAACCTGCACCGAAGTGCCCGGATGTTTGGTCGATACGGCCCATGATCAACGGCTGAAGGCTGATGCACTGCGCGTGGTTGAACGGCACGGCGGTATCTTTGTGGCGCTTTCTGACGCGGCACCGCCCGAGCCTGTATTACCGCCTGATGTTGGCAACCCTGAACTTGATCATTTCTGGTGGCAACAAGGCACCTGGGTGGGGCGTGCCTACGATGCGGTTGAAAACGTGATGGATCCGTTCCACACC
This window encodes:
- a CDS encoding ATP-grasp domain-containing protein, with amino-acid sequence MARRVLITGARAVAALDIARDFAAAGWEPHLADSVPVRMASWSKAPARVHRYPAPRQQGAAFRARIVELVDTFGFERVVPTCEEVFHLAAPALQCRLGERLFVPNLATLRQLHDKLAFARHCGEWGLPVPESHPIDSVEDLTRFASRSREWVFKPRFSRFGDSALVAPGRRALSAITPSPDEPWMAQARIHGEEVCFHGVAHRGELVAFAAYRSSWRLGGGAGYAFEPVADHHRETLRKIAARLAQCAAIHGQFACDAMFDEAGAVYLLECNPRATSGVHLLTGAGHLAHAIGDGIAAPEAALRTLYLGPAMVVFGLPQAVRGARMRDWWRCVATGRDVVSRPGDRWPLLGALCDAASFALTGFKHTISTNAATTYDLEWNGEELP